One genomic region from Listeria monocytogenes encodes:
- a CDS encoding ribonuclease HII, which yields MSDSISVIKEKLSEVTSENDPFFQKCIQDERKGVEKLVQSVRRKWEKEAKLLVKLKEMTQYETDLFQQGYKYIAGVDEVGRGPLAGPVVAAAVILPADFSVVGINDSKQLSEAKRDALFEKIKKEAIAIGVGIIEHDVIDQVNIYEATKLAMCEALNQLTPEPDFVLIDAMPLRYTEAELSLIKGDTKSISIAAASIIAKVTRDRLMQMYDEKYPGYDFANNMGYGTKKHLLGLDTIGICPIHRMSFSPVKESKLHFDSLN from the coding sequence ATGAGCGATTCCATATCCGTTATAAAAGAAAAATTAAGCGAAGTCACTTCAGAAAATGATCCTTTTTTCCAAAAATGTATACAGGATGAACGTAAAGGTGTAGAAAAACTTGTGCAATCCGTGAGACGAAAATGGGAAAAGGAAGCAAAATTACTTGTGAAACTTAAAGAAATGACACAATATGAAACTGATTTATTTCAACAAGGATACAAATATATTGCTGGAGTAGATGAAGTTGGCCGTGGCCCGCTTGCTGGTCCAGTTGTTGCTGCCGCAGTCATCCTGCCAGCTGATTTTTCTGTTGTTGGAATAAACGATTCTAAGCAATTGAGTGAAGCAAAACGTGACGCATTGTTCGAAAAGATAAAAAAAGAAGCAATTGCTATCGGAGTAGGGATTATTGAACATGATGTAATTGATCAAGTAAATATTTATGAAGCGACGAAACTTGCTATGTGTGAAGCGTTAAATCAATTAACACCAGAACCTGATTTTGTTCTAATAGATGCAATGCCACTAAGATATACCGAGGCAGAACTATCTCTTATCAAAGGGGATACAAAAAGCATTTCGATTGCTGCAGCGTCTATCATCGCAAAGGTTACAAGAGATAGGTTAATGCAGATGTACGATGAAAAGTATCCTGGCTATGATTTTGCAAACAATATGGGCTATGGCACAAAAAAACATTTACTTGGTTTAGATACTATTGGTATATGTCCTATTCATCGCATGAGTTTTTCGCCAGTGAAAGAATCAAAGTTACATTTTGACAGCTTAAATTAA
- the dprA gene encoding DNA-processing protein DprA, which yields MDFKQRNTWLKLASCKSISAKKRAVIWQKLKELDQYEMAAHTFVESFFPVDKRAQILMEIETAEVFFLEGITPIWILEDSYPALLREVYEAPPILFCKGNIDLLQRQAIAIVGTRQMSEYGRKACVKIASELSAHDLTIISGMAIGIDTIAHKATLNKNGATIAVLGSGVNKIYPKKNEFLAKEIAKEGLLLSEYLPSQEAKRWHFPERNRIISGLAIGTVIIEAAERSGSLITADIALEQNRQVFAVPGNIFIDTWQGTNYLIQEGAKLVMNADHIIEEFFQIKP from the coding sequence ATGGATTTTAAACAACGAAACACATGGCTAAAACTTGCTTCCTGTAAGTCTATTTCTGCTAAAAAGAGAGCAGTCATTTGGCAAAAATTAAAAGAGTTAGACCAGTATGAAATGGCAGCACATACATTTGTAGAATCATTCTTTCCGGTGGATAAAAGAGCACAGATTTTAATGGAAATAGAAACGGCTGAAGTGTTCTTTTTGGAAGGTATTACTCCAATTTGGATTCTAGAAGATAGCTATCCAGCACTTCTAAGAGAGGTTTACGAAGCACCACCGATTTTATTTTGCAAAGGGAATATTGACTTACTTCAACGGCAAGCCATCGCCATTGTCGGTACTAGGCAGATGAGTGAGTATGGTAGAAAAGCTTGCGTGAAAATTGCTAGTGAACTTTCTGCGCACGATTTAACCATAATTAGCGGAATGGCCATAGGAATAGACACTATTGCTCATAAAGCCACCTTAAATAAAAACGGTGCAACAATTGCCGTACTTGGTTCAGGTGTTAACAAAATTTATCCAAAGAAAAATGAGTTCCTTGCTAAAGAAATCGCGAAAGAAGGCTTGCTATTAAGTGAATATTTACCAAGTCAAGAAGCAAAGAGGTGGCATTTTCCAGAAAGAAATCGAATCATTAGCGGTTTGGCAATTGGGACAGTAATAATAGAAGCAGCTGAAAGAAGTGGTTCTCTAATTACTGCAGACATAGCATTAGAACAAAACAGACAAGTTTTTGCCGTTCCAGGGAATATTTTTATTGATACTTGGCAGGGAACGAATTATTTGATTCAGGAAGGCGCCAAGCTAGTTATGAATGCGGACCATATAATAGAAGAATTTTTTCAAATTAAGCCATAA
- the topA gene encoding type I DNA topoisomerase: MADYLVIVESPAKAKTIEKYLGKKFKVKASMGHVRDLPKSQMGVDTENDYEPRYITIRGKGPVLKELKQAAKKAKKVYLAADPDREGEAIAWHLANSLELDQSDKLRVVFNEITKEAVKESFKTPRKIDMDLVNAQQARRILDRLVGYNISPILWKKVKKGLSAGRVQSIALRIIIDREKEINNFKPEEYWTIDGNFLKGKKKFQANFYGLNGKKKKLSTADDVKEVMSAIKGKSFDVTDVTKKERLRNPAAPFTTSSLQQEAARKLNYRTRKTMMLAQQLYEGITLGKQGTVGLITYMRTDSTRIADSAILEASNYIKETYGPEFSRNHKRSDKNAKGAQDAHEAIRPTSAMRSPQEVKEYLTRDQLRLYRLIWERFIASQMTPAVLDTMRVDLDNNGVNFRANGSKIKFHGFMKVYVESNDDNTEEKENILPDLKKGDKVQSESLEQRQHFTQPPPRYTEARLVKTLEEIGIGRPSTYSPTLDTIQRRNYVSLTNKRFIPTELGEIVNEMIEDYFPEILDVKFTANMESELDEVEHGEVEWVKVIDEFYKRFEPNVIKADAEMEKIEIKDEPAGIDCDLCGAPMVYKMGKYGKFLACSRFPDCRNTKAIVKEIGVTCPKCEKGHVIERKSKKKRIFYGCDRYPDCDYVSWDKPVERACPKCEKRALVEKKLKKGVQVQCTNCDYKESTQQ, encoded by the coding sequence ATGGCAGATTATTTAGTGATTGTAGAGTCACCTGCAAAAGCAAAAACGATTGAGAAGTATTTAGGCAAGAAATTTAAAGTTAAAGCTTCCATGGGACATGTTCGTGACTTACCGAAGAGTCAAATGGGTGTAGACACAGAAAATGACTATGAACCTCGTTATATTACGATTCGCGGAAAAGGCCCTGTTTTAAAAGAATTAAAACAAGCTGCCAAAAAAGCGAAAAAAGTCTATCTCGCAGCCGATCCAGATCGTGAAGGGGAAGCAATTGCATGGCACTTAGCTAACAGTTTAGAGTTAGATCAATCAGACAAATTACGTGTAGTATTTAACGAAATAACGAAAGAAGCAGTAAAAGAATCTTTCAAAACACCACGTAAAATTGACATGGATTTAGTCAATGCACAGCAAGCGCGTAGAATTTTAGACCGTTTAGTTGGATATAATATCAGCCCTATCCTATGGAAAAAAGTAAAAAAAGGTTTGAGTGCTGGTCGTGTTCAATCTATTGCACTTCGAATCATTATTGATAGAGAGAAAGAAATCAATAATTTCAAACCCGAAGAATACTGGACAATTGATGGTAACTTCCTTAAAGGTAAGAAAAAATTCCAAGCCAATTTTTATGGTCTAAATGGCAAAAAGAAAAAACTTTCTACTGCGGATGATGTAAAAGAAGTAATGTCTGCAATCAAAGGGAAATCATTTGACGTAACAGATGTAACTAAAAAAGAACGACTTAGAAACCCTGCTGCACCATTTACCACCTCAAGTTTGCAACAAGAAGCAGCACGGAAACTAAATTACCGTACAAGAAAAACGATGATGCTTGCTCAACAATTATATGAAGGGATCACACTTGGCAAACAAGGCACAGTTGGTTTAATCACTTATATGCGTACCGACTCCACTCGTATTGCAGATTCCGCTATACTAGAAGCAAGTAACTACATTAAAGAAACTTATGGACCTGAATTTTCTCGTAATCATAAACGATCAGATAAAAACGCAAAAGGTGCCCAAGATGCCCATGAAGCAATCAGGCCTACAAGTGCAATGAGAAGTCCCCAAGAAGTAAAAGAATATTTAACACGGGACCAACTTCGCCTATATCGTTTGATTTGGGAAAGATTTATTGCGAGCCAAATGACGCCAGCAGTTCTAGATACAATGCGTGTTGACTTAGATAACAACGGCGTGAACTTCAGAGCAAATGGCTCTAAAATTAAATTTCACGGCTTCATGAAAGTCTATGTAGAAAGTAACGATGATAATACGGAAGAAAAAGAAAATATCTTACCAGATTTGAAAAAAGGAGATAAGGTGCAGTCCGAATCGCTCGAACAGCGTCAACATTTCACGCAGCCACCTCCACGTTACACAGAAGCTAGATTAGTAAAAACGCTCGAAGAAATTGGTATTGGTCGACCATCGACTTATTCGCCGACACTCGACACAATTCAGCGCAGAAATTATGTTTCTTTAACGAATAAACGCTTTATTCCAACTGAATTAGGTGAAATCGTTAATGAAATGATTGAAGACTATTTCCCAGAAATTTTAGATGTGAAATTCACTGCCAACATGGAAAGTGAGCTCGATGAAGTTGAGCACGGAGAAGTTGAATGGGTGAAAGTCATTGATGAATTTTATAAACGATTTGAACCAAATGTAATAAAAGCAGATGCAGAAATGGAAAAAATCGAGATTAAAGATGAACCAGCCGGAATTGACTGTGATCTTTGTGGAGCTCCAATGGTATACAAAATGGGTAAATACGGTAAGTTCCTAGCTTGTAGTAGATTTCCTGATTGTCGTAATACGAAAGCAATCGTGAAAGAAATCGGTGTTACGTGTCCTAAATGTGAGAAAGGACATGTAATAGAAAGAAAAAGTAAGAAAAAACGTATTTTCTACGGTTGTGATCGTTATCCAGATTGTGACTATGTATCTTGGGATAAACCAGTCGAACGTGCTTGTCCGAAATGTGAGAAACGAGCACTAGTCGAGAAGAAATTGAAAAAAGGTGTACAAGTACAATGTACAAATTGTGATTACAAAGAATCAACCCAACAATAA